A single genomic interval of Alcaligenes sp. SDU_A2 harbors:
- a CDS encoding VWA domain-containing protein, with translation MQRVVLDSVGPSDAYAQYQHVLLMLRQQAGLLAPLFASYQAVAPGASGTGAWWTELQGQARAQSDLSPVQQQALRARWTQAVDRLRGLVRSLDGRGAGEQARALASFLDSGLTGALYDVGGKPLWVLSQNPEFLSQPLIQADTTTAMSAPLRAGAAAEAAPLAADLGADANSHGVPEHADQRQYPSRWPYYLAALLLLILLVLLCWWFKWPAFAWGAGSNRVSPAAETLNQGLSPESGARVGPGGVPVSASLAPICAKDEEGRTLGPELYIVFDTSGSMRLSVDASIEDQDWFFEMNEEQRQALTGDARRRAQDLFLGTTRIDAARQAFAAMVDGLPARQDIHLVSFSPDCRPAQYWGGFADGRREQLKSLVRGIEPENSTNLADALSLAASRIDGVERDALIVLFVDGGDGCEKDVCALAQELAQTKPRLRINVVDITGQGLAACVAQATGGIVLAPQQASQIPLALREATVEAVERTAQACR, from the coding sequence ATGCAACGTGTCGTACTTGATTCTGTCGGGCCCTCCGACGCCTATGCGCAGTATCAGCACGTTTTATTGATGCTGCGTCAGCAGGCGGGGCTGTTGGCCCCGCTTTTTGCAAGCTATCAGGCAGTCGCCCCCGGAGCCTCCGGGACGGGTGCCTGGTGGACGGAGCTGCAAGGGCAGGCCAGGGCCCAGAGCGATCTGTCGCCTGTCCAGCAGCAGGCATTGCGTGCGCGCTGGACGCAGGCCGTCGATCGTCTGCGGGGACTGGTCCGTAGTCTGGACGGGCGTGGTGCCGGAGAGCAGGCTCGTGCTTTGGCTTCTTTCCTGGACAGTGGCCTGACAGGGGCTCTGTATGATGTTGGCGGTAAACCGCTTTGGGTGTTGAGCCAGAACCCCGAATTCTTGTCGCAGCCTTTGATACAGGCAGACACGACGACGGCTATGTCGGCACCCTTGCGAGCCGGGGCGGCTGCCGAGGCTGCTCCCCTTGCCGCGGATTTGGGGGCAGACGCAAATAGTCATGGTGTGCCGGAGCATGCTGACCAGAGACAATACCCATCAAGGTGGCCGTATTATTTGGCGGCATTGCTGTTGCTGATCCTGCTTGTATTGTTGTGCTGGTGGTTCAAGTGGCCTGCTTTTGCGTGGGGAGCGGGTTCAAACCGTGTTTCCCCGGCAGCCGAAACCTTAAATCAGGGCTTATCGCCAGAGTCCGGGGCGCGTGTCGGTCCGGGAGGTGTTCCAGTGTCAGCGTCCTTGGCACCGATATGCGCCAAGGACGAGGAGGGCCGGACATTAGGCCCCGAGCTTTACATTGTGTTTGATACATCCGGTTCCATGCGCTTGAGCGTGGATGCGAGCATAGAGGATCAGGATTGGTTCTTCGAGATGAATGAAGAGCAGCGCCAGGCATTGACCGGAGACGCGCGTCGGCGCGCTCAGGATCTGTTTTTGGGAACGACGCGCATCGATGCGGCGCGACAGGCGTTTGCTGCCATGGTGGATGGCTTGCCGGCACGGCAGGATATTCACCTGGTGTCTTTTTCGCCCGACTGCCGGCCTGCTCAGTATTGGGGAGGGTTTGCCGATGGGCGGCGCGAGCAGTTAAAGAGCCTGGTTCGGGGTATTGAGCCGGAGAACAGCACGAACCTGGCCGATGCCTTGTCCTTGGCCGCCAGCCGGATTGATGGGGTGGAGCGGGATGCACTGATCGTTTTGTTTGTCGATGGTGGTGACGGATGCGAAAAAGATGTCTGCGCGCTGGCGCAGGAGTTGGCGCAAACGAAACCCCGGCTGCGTATCAATGTGGTTGACATCACAGGGCAGGGCTTGGCGGCGTGTGTCGCGCAGGCGACCGGCGGCATTGTCCTGGCCCCACAGCAAGCCAGTCAGATCCCCTTGGCCCTAAGGGAGGCGACCGTGGAAGCGGTAGAGCGGACGGCGCAGGCGTGTAGATAG
- a CDS encoding formylglycine-generating enzyme family protein — protein MSAFVLGAVTPSHAVAWDEKFYNPKPSDGDVILPMPCDGAMVFRRIEVPASGPLDDLRVVVGQEGDEWGYVEHSRPEFIAGSFTDKNTGSSSRYYLLAKYELNQLQYKAVTQESCADPKRMLQLPQAEISWMDAVRFSDLYNKWLRQNAVQALPQEDGMAGFVRLPTEIEWEYAARGGAALSSVQFRDVRYPMPEGMNDYEWYAGAQSANGKVQFPGLLKPNPLGLHDMLGNVDELILESFRLNKLDRQHGQAGGFVVRGGNYLSSPDTLRSSARKEQAYYGTKGPTQSKTTGMRLALVSIALTSRERVKEIEQSWQQLGTSQGGGAAREQDQETAVQRLGSLASSLQDDSLKAQLKQLEGDLRAANQRQEETRDQAIRAGLELGAFLCTKLKDDVLFVELLHRNYAALCESDPQEKQCINRKEKLQEQQERVTKLARYYASSLIDASSLYGKDLLEKQVPVARQIMEQNKSLSALRPYLDVHWKNQSDHLNSEVIAVDAWKDACKSVSAG, from the coding sequence ATGTCTGCCTTTGTATTGGGGGCAGTGACGCCTTCGCATGCCGTTGCGTGGGACGAGAAATTCTACAATCCCAAGCCTTCGGATGGGGACGTCATTTTGCCTATGCCCTGCGATGGCGCGATGGTGTTCCGGCGTATCGAGGTTCCGGCATCGGGGCCTTTGGATGATTTGCGTGTCGTCGTTGGCCAGGAAGGGGATGAGTGGGGCTATGTCGAGCACAGCCGTCCGGAGTTTATTGCGGGCAGCTTTACCGACAAGAACACGGGCTCCTCGTCCCGGTACTACTTGTTGGCCAAGTACGAACTGAATCAACTGCAATACAAGGCCGTGACGCAAGAGAGCTGCGCGGACCCGAAACGGATGCTGCAGCTGCCTCAGGCAGAAATCAGCTGGATGGATGCCGTTCGTTTTTCGGACCTGTACAACAAGTGGCTGCGACAGAACGCTGTACAAGCGTTGCCACAAGAGGACGGCATGGCTGGTTTTGTGCGCTTGCCCACAGAGATCGAGTGGGAGTATGCCGCGCGTGGCGGCGCAGCCTTGTCTTCGGTCCAGTTTCGGGATGTGCGGTATCCCATGCCCGAAGGGATGAATGACTATGAGTGGTACGCGGGCGCGCAATCGGCCAATGGCAAGGTGCAGTTTCCCGGTTTGCTCAAACCCAATCCCTTGGGTTTGCATGACATGCTCGGAAACGTGGATGAGTTGATCCTGGAGTCGTTCCGGCTGAACAAGCTGGATCGGCAGCATGGCCAGGCAGGCGGGTTTGTGGTGCGCGGCGGCAACTACCTGTCCTCGCCCGATACCTTGCGCTCATCGGCCCGCAAAGAGCAGGCGTACTACGGAACCAAAGGTCCGACCCAGTCCAAGACAACGGGCATGAGGCTGGCTTTGGTGTCGATTGCCTTGACCTCGCGCGAGCGGGTAAAGGAAATCGAGCAAAGCTGGCAGCAGTTAGGAACGAGCCAGGGTGGGGGAGCCGCTCGAGAGCAGGATCAAGAAACCGCGGTGCAGCGCCTGGGTTCTTTGGCCAGCAGCCTGCAGGATGATTCCCTGAAAGCGCAGCTCAAGCAACTGGAGGGTGATTTGCGTGCTGCCAATCAGCGCCAGGAAGAAACGCGAGACCAGGCGATACGGGCTGGCCTTGAACTGGGGGCTTTTCTGTGCACGAAGCTGAAGGACGATGTGCTTTTTGTAGAGCTGCTGCATCGAAACTATGCGGCCTTGTGCGAATCTGATCCGCAAGAAAAACAGTGCATTAACCGCAAAGAAAAGCTGCAGGAGCAGCAAGAACGTGTCACCAAACTGGCGCGCTATTACGCCAGCAGCCTGATTGACGCTTCCTCCTTGTATGGCAAGGACTTGTTGGAAAAACAGGTTCCCGTTGCCCGGCAGATCATGGAACAGAACAAGAGCCTGTCCGCTTTGCGCCCGTATCTGGATGTGCACTGGAAGAATCAGAGCGATCACTTGAACTCCGAGGTGATCGCTGTAGATGCCTGGAAAGACGCGTGTAAATCAGTGTCTGCAGGTTGA